One window of Gloeothece citriformis PCC 7424 genomic DNA carries:
- the psb28 gene encoding photosystem II reaction center protein Psb28, with the protein MAQIQFARGLVEDAIPTIRLTRSRTGDSGTATFYFESPNIFADEQTQEVTGMYLIDSEGEIVSREVKGKFINGKPHAIEAILIMNSPDEWERFMRFMERYAQEHGLEFTKA; encoded by the coding sequence ATGGCACAAATTCAATTCGCAAGAGGCTTAGTAGAAGACGCAATTCCGACTATTCGATTAACTCGGTCTCGTACTGGAGATAGTGGTACAGCTACATTTTATTTTGAGTCTCCCAACATTTTTGCGGATGAGCAAACCCAAGAAGTCACAGGGATGTATTTAATCGACTCAGAAGGAGAAATCGTCTCTAGGGAAGTAAAAGGGAAATTTATCAATGGAAAGCCTCACGCCATTGAAGCTATATTGATTATGAATTCTCCGGATGAATGGGAGCGCTTCATGCGTTTTATGGAACGTTATGCACAAGAACACGGATTAGAATTTACTAAAGCGTAA
- a CDS encoding serine protease has product MLTRLFLILITLFLNVPPNPILAQNIDQLFEQGNAAQNEGNFTEAERIFRQVIKINPNNADAYRYLGIALRNQGKLEEAIAAYNTAIEINPNYAEVYNNLGVALYYQGKLEEAIAAYNTAIEINPNYAEVYSNLGFALSNQGKLEEAIAAYNKAIEINPNYAFAYIGLGIALYNQGKLEEAIAAYNKAIEINPNYAEVYSNLGFALYNQGKLEEAIAAYNTAIEINPNDAFAYNNLGIALSNQGKLEEAIAAYNTAIEINPNDAFAYNNLGVALYNQGKLEEAIAAYNTAIEINPNDAFAYIGLGIALHDQGKLEEAIAAYNKTLSLADKKADRASVHTLAHTTLGYALQQQGKLEEAIAEYEKALKIDPNNTTAQNNLKEALIQLTIKLYPSLTVVDEQKHIPWDEPLIKELRATVRIIALVSPEGYSIASGWVVKRSGDTVWIVTNRHVISDRKTQRLATDIKVQFFSELEDPQRPRYTATIEKFTDQGESLDLAVLKVSGIPSDIQPLTPYTGRLNRNTPVQVIGHPNALEIPWNTSKGDVMNYNPNNSTFPIDAYVSQGNSGGPVINEQKQIIGMMVTIRRREEVAIAYNPNEPAPNLDDIVPATGDAGIAYRIDIVMEKLQSWGILP; this is encoded by the coding sequence ATGTTAACTCGTCTATTCCTCATATTGATAACTTTATTCTTAAATGTCCCTCCTAATCCCATTCTTGCTCAAAACATCGATCAACTGTTTGAACAAGGCAACGCCGCCCAAAATGAGGGAAACTTTACAGAAGCAGAACGGATTTTTCGCCAAGTCATAAAAATTAATCCTAACAATGCAGATGCTTACAGATATCTGGGCATTGCCCTAAGAAATCAAGGGAAGTTGGAAGAGGCGATCGCAGCCTACAATACAGCCATCGAAATCAATCCTAATTATGCAGAAGTCTACAACAATCTGGGGGTTGCCCTATACTATCAAGGGAAGTTAGAAGAGGCGATCGCAGCTTACAATACAGCCATCGAAATCAATCCTAATTATGCAGAAGTCTACAGCAATCTGGGCTTTGCTCTATCTAATCAAGGGAAGTTAGAAGAGGCGATCGCAGCCTACAATAAAGCCATCGAAATCAATCCTAATTATGCTTTTGCTTACATAGGTCTGGGGATTGCCCTATACAATCAAGGGAAGTTAGAAGAGGCGATCGCAGCTTACAATAAAGCCATCGAAATCAATCCTAATTATGCAGAAGTCTACAGCAATCTGGGCTTTGCCCTATACAATCAAGGGAAGTTAGAAGAGGCGATCGCAGCTTACAATACAGCCATCGAAATCAACCCTAATGATGCTTTTGCTTACAACAATCTGGGGATTGCCCTATCTAATCAAGGGAAGTTAGAAGAGGCGATCGCAGCCTACAATACAGCCATCGAAATCAACCCTAATGATGCTTTTGCTTATAACAATCTGGGGGTTGCCCTATACAATCAAGGGAAGTTAGAAGAGGCGATCGCAGCCTACAATACAGCCATCGAAATCAACCCTAATGATGCTTTTGCTTACATAGGTCTGGGGATTGCCCTACATGATCAAGGGAAGTTAGAAGAGGCGATCGCAGCCTACAACAAAACCTTAAGTTTAGCAGATAAGAAAGCAGATCGCGCTAGCGTTCACACTTTAGCTCACACTACTTTAGGTTATGCTCTTCAGCAACAAGGGAAATTAGAAGAAGCTATTGCAGAATATGAAAAAGCCCTTAAAATCGATCCTAACAACACAACTGCTCAAAACAACCTGAAAGAAGCACTAATTCAATTAACCATAAAACTCTATCCTAGCCTAACAGTAGTAGATGAACAAAAACACATCCCCTGGGACGAACCCTTAATCAAAGAATTACGAGCAACAGTGCGAATTATTGCCCTAGTTTCCCCAGAGGGTTATTCTATCGCTTCAGGTTGGGTAGTCAAGCGCTCTGGTGATACAGTTTGGATTGTGACTAACCGCCATGTTATCAGCGATCGGAAAACTCAGCGCCTCGCTACTGACATAAAAGTTCAGTTTTTTAGTGAATTGGAAGACCCCCAGCGCCCTCGCTACACAGCTACCATAGAAAAATTCACTGATCAGGGTGAGTCATTAGATTTAGCTGTCTTGAAAGTAAGCGGCATTCCCTCAGACATTCAACCCTTAACCCCTTACACCGGCAGACTTAATCGTAATACTCCCGTACAAGTGATCGGACATCCTAATGCCCTTGAAATACCTTGGAATACTTCCAAAGGAGATGTTATGAACTACAATCCTAACAATTCCACTTTTCCGATCGATGCTTATGTCAGTCAAGGTAATTCAGGGGGGCCAGTGATTAACGAACAAAAGCAGATTATTGGCATGATGGTAACGATTAGAAGAAGAGAAGAAGTTGCTATTGCTTATAATCCCAATGAACCAGCCCCCAATTTAGATGATATTGTTCCTGCTACGGGTGATGCAGGTATAGCCTATCGTATTGATATTGTTATGGAAAAATTGCAGAGTTGGGGCATTTTACCTTAA
- a CDS encoding MogA/MoaB family molybdenum cofactor biosynthesis protein, whose product MNFIPHRDQEAIAVNCAVITVSDTRTPETDRSGQTIQHLLQQAGHGTVYYTIIPDEPQQIQIQLSQLGDRAEIEAIILNGGTGIAPRDTTYDALVQLLEKTLPGFGELFRWLSYQEIGSRAMASRAIAGVYRQKLIFSVPGSTNAVKLALEKLILPELVHLTRQLNS is encoded by the coding sequence ATGAATTTTATTCCTCATCGAGATCAAGAAGCGATCGCCGTTAACTGTGCTGTAATTACGGTGAGTGATACCCGTACCCCCGAAACCGATCGCAGTGGTCAAACAATCCAGCACTTACTTCAACAAGCTGGACATGGAACGGTATATTATACCATAATTCCTGATGAACCGCAACAGATTCAAATTCAGTTAAGCCAATTGGGCGATCGTGCGGAAATAGAAGCGATTATTTTGAACGGAGGAACAGGAATTGCGCCGAGGGATACCACCTATGACGCATTAGTTCAATTATTAGAGAAGACCTTACCCGGATTTGGGGAATTATTTCGCTGGTTAAGTTATCAAGAAATCGGGTCAAGGGCAATGGCTTCTAGGGCAATTGCGGGGGTTTATCGTCAAAAACTGATCTTTTCTGTTCCTGGTTCAACCAATGCCGTTAAACTAGCCTTAGAAAAATTAATCCTTCCTGAACTGGTTCATCTGACCCGCCAACTCAATTCTTAA
- a CDS encoding ATP-dependent 6-phosphofructokinase, with protein MGANKRIGILTSGGDCAGLNPVIRAVVHHARGNYNWDVLGICQATQGLMTRPPQAIELDIHDIDRLLTLGGTMLGTTNKGDPFAFPMPDGTLQDRSDDIIEGYHSLGLDALIGIGGDGSLAILRRIAEQGGLNLVGIPKTIDNDVGLTENSIGFDTAVNIATEALDRLHFTAASHNRVIILEVMGRDAGHIALSAGIAGGADIILIPEIPYKLENVCRHIKKRQDRGKHFCLVIVSEAVCTEGGEPVTQMQQFGECRLGGIGQYIASQIAEYTGAETRVTVLGHVQRGGIPSSSDRLLASAFGVAAVDLIAQGKFDQMVVWQNRQVSSVPIAEAIKHYRNVEADGTMVKTARGLGICLGD; from the coding sequence ATGGGCGCTAACAAACGAATTGGAATTCTCACCAGTGGGGGTGACTGTGCCGGATTAAATCCTGTCATTCGCGCTGTCGTTCATCATGCTAGAGGTAATTATAACTGGGATGTCTTGGGAATTTGCCAAGCGACTCAGGGGTTGATGACTCGTCCTCCTCAAGCGATCGAATTAGATATTCATGATATCGATCGCCTATTAACCCTTGGGGGGACAATGTTAGGAACAACCAATAAGGGTGATCCTTTTGCCTTTCCGATGCCGGATGGAACATTACAGGATCGCTCTGATGATATTATAGAAGGCTATCACAGTTTAGGATTAGATGCCCTGATTGGCATTGGGGGGGATGGCAGTTTAGCGATTTTGCGACGCATTGCCGAACAAGGGGGGTTAAACCTAGTGGGTATTCCTAAAACCATCGATAATGATGTCGGACTAACAGAAAATTCTATCGGGTTCGATACTGCCGTTAATATTGCTACAGAAGCCCTAGATCGTCTTCATTTTACCGCAGCGAGTCATAATCGAGTGATTATTCTAGAAGTGATGGGACGTGATGCCGGTCATATTGCCCTCAGTGCAGGAATTGCCGGCGGGGCTGATATTATTTTAATTCCAGAAATTCCCTATAAACTCGAAAATGTATGTCGTCATATTAAAAAACGTCAAGACCGGGGAAAACATTTCTGTTTAGTGATTGTTTCCGAGGCGGTTTGTACTGAAGGGGGAGAACCCGTTACCCAAATGCAACAATTTGGGGAATGTCGTTTAGGCGGTATTGGCCAATATATTGCTAGTCAAATTGCTGAATATACCGGGGCAGAAACCCGCGTAACCGTGTTAGGCCATGTTCAACGGGGGGGAATACCTTCAAGTAGCGATCGCCTCTTAGCTTCTGCTTTTGGGGTCGCCGCCGTAGATTTAATTGCTCAAGGTAAATTCGATCAGATGGTCGTCTGGCAAAATCGTCAAGTCTCTAGTGTACCTATTGCTGAAGCGATTAAACATTACAGAAATGTTGAGGCTGATGGAACAATGGTCAAAACCGCGAGAGGGTTAGGCATTTGTTTAGGCGACTAA
- a CDS encoding aminotransferase class V-fold PLP-dependent enzyme, translating to MQHHWLLDKNIYFLNHGSYGATPIPVLDYQNSLRQKLERQPLHFLARELEGLLDQARQELAHFINADGDNLAFIPNATFGVNTVLRCLSFQPEDEILITNHTYNACLNAVNFIAHRTGAKVVIADVPFPLHSPQQITEAILAHVSPKTKLALLDHITSITALIFPIETLVKELANRGIDTLVDAAHVPGQIPVNIDSIGAAYYTGNCHKWLCAPKGAAFLYVRPDKQELIRPLIISHGANSPRSDRSFFRLEFDWMGTDDPTAYLSVPKAIQFMGSLLPQGWPDVWKHNHQLVLEARNLLAQTLQVSLPCPDEMIGSMASISLENIALSGELLYNRMLKEFKIEVPTVPWKSNQKYIRISAQIYNTIEQYEYLSEILKKHFISQ from the coding sequence ATGCAACACCATTGGTTACTTGACAAAAACATTTATTTTCTCAATCATGGCTCTTATGGAGCGACTCCTATTCCTGTTTTAGACTATCAAAATTCCCTCCGACAAAAATTAGAACGTCAACCCCTCCACTTTTTAGCCAGAGAATTAGAGGGGTTACTCGATCAAGCAAGACAAGAATTAGCCCATTTTATTAATGCTGATGGGGATAATTTAGCCTTTATTCCTAATGCAACTTTTGGGGTAAATACTGTCTTACGTTGCCTCTCTTTTCAACCGGAAGACGAAATTTTAATTACCAATCATACCTATAATGCTTGTCTGAATGCGGTTAATTTTATCGCTCACCGAACCGGTGCTAAAGTTGTTATAGCGGATGTTCCTTTCCCCCTCCACTCTCCTCAACAAATAACAGAGGCAATTTTAGCCCATGTTTCCCCTAAAACTAAATTAGCTTTATTAGATCATATTACCAGTATTACCGCTTTAATTTTCCCCATAGAAACTTTAGTTAAAGAATTAGCTAACCGAGGGATAGACACTCTAGTTGATGCGGCTCATGTCCCCGGACAAATACCTGTTAATATTGATAGTATCGGAGCAGCCTATTACACCGGTAATTGTCATAAATGGTTATGCGCTCCCAAAGGTGCTGCATTTCTCTATGTTCGACCCGATAAACAAGAGTTAATCCGTCCTTTAATTATTAGTCATGGCGCTAACTCTCCTAGAAGCGATCGCTCATTTTTTCGCTTAGAATTTGATTGGATGGGGACAGATGATCCGACCGCTTATTTATCCGTTCCTAAAGCGATTCAATTTATGGGTTCATTACTGCCTCAAGGATGGCCAGATGTATGGAAACATAATCATCAACTTGTTTTAGAGGCTAGGAATCTTCTAGCTCAAACCCTACAAGTAAGCCTTCCTTGTCCCGATGAAATGATCGGATCGATGGCTTCAATTAGTTTAGAAAATATTGCTTTATCCGGTGAATTATTGTATAATAGAATGTTAAAAGAATTTAAAATAGAAGTGCCGACCGTTCCTTGGAAATCCAATCAAAAATATATTAGAATCTCAGCCCAAATTTACAACACAATTGAGCAATATGAATACTTATCAGAAATCTTAAAAAAACACTTTATTTCCCAATAG
- a CDS encoding helicase C-terminal domain-containing protein: protein MVLLEAEVHSSLLGYLRTHNRSNWIHHLTMARIVSRALRLQRSALIQTGSTSSRYNVSYLTPALLTDSPLILVVPEFLQEKLLQVDIPQLQEWLESDKSIYAGDRWPFPEFDGVMVTSPQAWLSDRVEKKGYFPPDIPTLIEGANELEEWARTYLTVSIVSQDWNNLIDRCCAQAEFIRDVRVKLTKEIFNRPKNPYECYLIEQYEKDLLQDLCDLIASEIEENSPFVEFCRQSETENQILWISVDREKGQFTLHSSPVKVADDLRPIWQQQPIVFMGGFLDSEKEATIYRQKLGIGDLLCLKFNPNRSSEYIHLYLPARLPLPNTPEFKTVLIQQTYRLVSLCYHIERPIVIVVDDVPLKAQVGSVLAAEFGSRVVVERQELEKNAILVCGWNFWHQNQELFPTPQLLVIATLPIPSPENPLVAAQVTYYKNQRQDWFRVYLLPTALKEIQRAVMPLRESQGVVALLDSRVNFRSYGTQILTALEPYAGMNYIDNDWFF, encoded by the coding sequence ATGGTATTACTGGAAGCCGAAGTCCATTCATCTTTACTGGGTTATCTCAGAACCCATAACCGCTCAAATTGGATTCATCATTTAACGATGGCGCGAATTGTCTCCCGGGCGTTGCGTTTACAACGGAGTGCTTTAATTCAAACGGGAAGTACATCATCTCGCTATAATGTCAGTTATCTGACTCCTGCTTTATTGACGGACAGTCCTTTAATTTTGGTTGTCCCTGAGTTCCTTCAAGAAAAATTGTTACAAGTGGATATTCCTCAACTTCAAGAGTGGTTGGAGTCGGATAAATCCATTTATGCTGGCGATCGCTGGCCTTTCCCTGAATTTGACGGAGTGATGGTGACTTCCCCTCAAGCTTGGTTGAGCGATCGCGTTGAGAAAAAAGGCTATTTTCCCCCAGATATTCCTACTCTCATTGAAGGCGCAAATGAATTAGAAGAATGGGCGAGAACGTATCTAACGGTTTCTATTGTCTCTCAAGACTGGAATAATCTGATCGATCGATGTTGCGCTCAAGCTGAATTCATTCGAGATGTACGAGTTAAACTGACGAAAGAGATTTTTAATCGTCCTAAAAATCCCTATGAATGTTATTTAATTGAGCAATACGAAAAAGATTTATTACAAGATCTCTGTGATTTGATCGCCTCAGAAATTGAAGAAAATTCTCCCTTTGTGGAATTTTGTCGTCAAAGTGAGACGGAAAATCAAATCCTCTGGATCTCAGTTGATCGAGAAAAGGGGCAATTTACTTTACATAGTAGTCCGGTTAAAGTTGCTGATGATTTACGTCCGATTTGGCAACAACAACCTATCGTTTTTATGGGGGGATTTTTAGATAGTGAGAAAGAAGCGACGATTTATCGTCAAAAATTGGGAATAGGAGATTTATTATGTCTGAAATTTAATCCTAACCGCAGTAGTGAATATATTCATCTCTATTTACCCGCTCGTCTTCCTTTGCCGAATACTCCTGAATTTAAAACGGTATTAATTCAGCAAACTTATCGTTTAGTGAGTCTTTGTTATCATATTGAACGACCTATAGTTATTGTGGTTGATGATGTTCCTTTAAAGGCTCAAGTGGGGTCAGTTTTAGCGGCTGAATTTGGCTCTAGAGTTGTGGTAGAAAGACAAGAATTAGAAAAGAATGCCATTTTAGTTTGTGGTTGGAATTTTTGGCATCAAAATCAAGAGTTATTCCCCACTCCTCAATTGTTAGTTATTGCGACTTTGCCTATTCCTTCTCCAGAAAATCCTTTAGTTGCTGCCCAAGTGACTTATTATAAAAATCAGCGACAAGATTGGTTTAGGGTTTATTTATTACCCACAGCGTTAAAAGAAATTCAACGGGCGGTTATGCCTTTACGAGAGTCTCAAGGGGTGGTTGCTTTGTTGGATAGTCGGGTCAATTTTCGCAGTTATGGGACTCAAATTTTAACCGCTCTTGAACCTTATGCCGGGATGAATTATATTGATAATGATTGGTTTTTTTAA
- a CDS encoding pentapeptide repeat-containing protein has product MDAQELLRRYADGERDFTGVDLRNVNLREAEFRGINLSGANLSGAKLDLISFSGNLGGANLKGASMRGSCLTGYCFLNNANLSQANLSGSELVCARLIGANLRGAILSNTNLSDSLLGSADLTEAYLGNANLTRARLRGANLKRAVFTGAILIETCFGSAQNWDWVHFDKTFFWKTILPDGTIVVAPTYRSYYDK; this is encoded by the coding sequence ATGGATGCCCAAGAATTACTCAGACGGTATGCTGATGGGGAAAGGGACTTTACTGGTGTTGACTTAAGAAATGTCAACTTGAGAGAAGCTGAATTTAGAGGAATTAATTTGAGTGGAGCTAATCTCAGTGGGGCTAAACTTGATTTGATTTCCTTTTCAGGTAATCTCGGTGGTGCTAACTTGAAGGGTGCTAGCATGAGAGGCTCTTGTTTGACTGGTTACTGTTTCCTCAACAACGCTAATTTGAGCCAAGCCAACCTGAGTGGCTCTGAACTGGTTTGCGCTAGGCTGATAGGAGCTAACTTGAGAGGAGCTATTCTCAGTAATACTAATCTGAGTGATTCTCTGCTGGGAAGTGCTGATTTGACAGAGGCATATCTCGGTAATGCTAATTTGACGAGAGCTAGGTTGAGGGGTGCTAATTTGAAAAGGGCTGTTTTTACTGGGGCGATTCTGATCGAGACTTGTTTTGGATCAGCCCAAAATTGGGACTGGGTTCATTTCGACAAAACCTTCTTCTGGAAAACTATACTGCCCGACGGAACTATTGTGGTCGCTCCCACTTATAGGAGCTACTACGACAAATGA
- a CDS encoding RNA-guided endonuclease InsQ/TnpB family protein, with product MQLVQRHIVSQSHSYWKYFDQQCFLSKNLFNLTNYEMRQYFFSTKSVLGFTELYHKVSQTDAYYSMPNTKVAKQVIRRIHKAWVGYKSAHKDWQKNPHKYLGEPRLPKYKPKEKGRYMLVFPLETVSKPYLRKGRVKLTPCPIQIETGLQEVIEVRVVPRSGCYVIEVVYEQQELEKTTGNIVAGLDIGLVNLATLTTNQSGVKPLLIKGGALKAINTYYNKQKSKIQSNLELRHKVKTSNRLNALTHKRNCRIDNYLHTTSRRIIDWCIANQINTLVIGKNEGWKQSINIGKRNNQQFVNVPHAKLIDQIIYKATLVGIEVITTEESYSSQASFLHFDPLPKYGEKKPKFSGKRVCRGLYKSDLGILNADINGSYNIIRKQVKSNAIFDSHDLKALPFMPSVLDPLRTHNINFLQVV from the coding sequence ATGCAATTAGTGCAAAGACATATAGTTAGCCAATCTCATTCTTATTGGAAATATTTTGACCAACAATGTTTTTTGTCTAAAAACTTGTTTAATCTCACTAACTATGAGATGCGCCAATATTTCTTTAGCACTAAGTCAGTTTTAGGATTTACAGAACTTTATCACAAAGTTTCTCAAACTGATGCTTACTACTCAATGCCTAATACTAAGGTAGCTAAACAAGTTATTAGGAGAATACATAAAGCGTGGGTGGGGTATAAATCAGCGCACAAAGACTGGCAAAAAAATCCACATAAATATCTAGGAGAACCAAGATTACCAAAATACAAACCCAAGGAAAAAGGGCGTTATATGCTCGTTTTCCCCCTAGAAACAGTTTCTAAGCCTTATTTAAGAAAAGGTAGAGTTAAACTCACTCCATGTCCAATTCAGATTGAAACAGGGCTTCAAGAAGTTATTGAAGTGCGTGTTGTTCCTCGTTCAGGATGTTATGTTATTGAGGTGGTTTATGAGCAACAAGAGTTAGAAAAAACAACAGGGAATATTGTAGCTGGATTAGATATAGGACTTGTTAACCTAGCCACTCTAACAACAAATCAGTCAGGTGTAAAACCTTTACTGATAAAGGGAGGGGCATTGAAAGCGATTAACACTTACTACAATAAACAAAAATCTAAAATCCAGTCTAATCTAGAGCTAAGACATAAAGTAAAAACAAGTAACCGACTTAATGCTTTAACTCATAAGCGTAACTGCCGAATAGATAACTATCTTCATACCACCAGCAGAAGAATCATTGATTGGTGTATTGCTAATCAAATAAATACTCTAGTTATTGGTAAAAATGAAGGATGGAAACAGTCAATTAACATTGGAAAGAGAAACAATCAACAATTCGTAAATGTCCCTCATGCAAAGTTAATTGACCAAATTATTTATAAGGCAACGTTAGTAGGAATTGAAGTAATTACAACCGAAGAGAGTTATAGTAGCCAAGCGTCCTTTCTACATTTTGACCCGCTTCCTAAATATGGAGAAAAGAAACCCAAATTTAGTGGCAAAAGAGTTTGTAGAGGACTATATAAATCAGATTTAGGAATCTTAAATGCGGACATAAATGGCTCGTATAACATCATCCGTAAACAAGTAAAGTCAAATGCTATCTTTGATAGCCATGACTTAAAGGCATTGCCGTTTATGCCTTCAGTGCTAGACCCACTGAGAACACACAACATCAATTTTCTACAAGTTGTGTGA
- a CDS encoding IS607 family transposase, which yields MKEKLLTTAETCEMLHVSRWTLKKWEDSEELIPIRTKGGHRRYKLSDVNRLIGNKMTSEDTNPDIVAVYCRVSSHEQKTKGDLDRQKARVLEHCLKKKYNVEYIFTEVGSGMNDNRSQLKRLFHLVRSHLINRVLIEHKDRLTRFNYSFLEAFFSSHGVVIECLENILPKSYEAELVEDIVSLMASMSAKIYGKRSACNRKKKAHL from the coding sequence ATGAAAGAGAAGTTGCTAACGACTGCTGAAACTTGCGAAATGCTCCATGTTTCACGCTGGACTCTAAAAAAATGGGAAGATTCTGAAGAATTAATTCCTATTAGAACAAAAGGAGGACATAGAAGATACAAATTGTCTGATGTCAATAGATTAATAGGCAATAAAATGACTTCTGAGGATACCAATCCTGACATCGTTGCTGTTTATTGCCGTGTTTCTTCTCATGAACAAAAAACCAAAGGGGATTTAGACCGACAAAAAGCCAGAGTTTTAGAACACTGCCTCAAGAAAAAATATAACGTTGAATATATTTTTACTGAGGTGGGGTCAGGGATGAATGATAATAGAAGCCAACTAAAAAGATTGTTTCATTTAGTCCGCTCCCATTTAATCAATAGGGTTCTAATTGAACACAAAGATCGCCTTACAAGATTTAATTATTCTTTCTTGGAGGCGTTTTTTAGTAGTCATGGCGTAGTAATTGAATGTCTTGAAAATATCCTCCCAAAGAGTTATGAGGCAGAATTGGTTGAAGATATAGTTTCGCTGATGGCTTCTATGAGTGCGAAAATATATGGAAAGCGTTCTGCTTGTAACAGAAAAAAGAAAGCTCATCTTTAA